From one Candoia aspera isolate rCanAsp1 chromosome 17, rCanAsp1.hap2, whole genome shotgun sequence genomic stretch:
- the OVOL1 gene encoding putative transcription factor Ovo-like 1, with amino-acid sequence MPRAFLVKKTCISGRRNWSELPDEERGEIYVPVSLGGYALWKDPEPSVAEPPSFSMPLDMTIRNSVYMAAQPHGAAHVSSGVRQETESDFSHAKVKVTQGEGPVEQFSCPFCQKAFSYQRMLNRHLKCHSEIKRHLCPYCNKGFNDTFDLKRHVRTHTGVRPYKCDLCDKAFTQRCSLESHLKKIHGVQQSYAYKERRAKLYVCEDCGSTADSQEGHLRHLQERHPDSPLLRKASRKVATALHGVIGAPTFLREGGPCL; translated from the exons ATGCCCAGAGCTTTCCTCGTGAAAAAAACTTGCATTTCTGGCCGGAGGAACTGGAGCGAACTTCCCGATGAAGAGCGAGGGGAGATTTACGTTCCAG TCTCCCTGGGCGGATACGCCCTCTGGAAAGACCCTGAGCCTTCGGTCGCCGAGCCGCCATCGTTCTCGATGCCGCTGGACATGACGATCCGCAACTCCGTCTACATGGCGGCTCAGCCCCACGGTGCGGCTCACGTCTCCAGCGGGGTCCGGCAAGAGACCGAGTCTGACTTCTCGCACGCCAAGGTCAAG GTGACCCAGGGCGAAGGTCCTGTTGAGCAGTTTTCCTGTCCCTTTTGCCAGAAAGCTTTTTCCTATCAGCGAATGCTCAACCGTCACCTGAAGTGCCACAGTGAGATCAAACGCCACCTCTGTCCCTATTGCAACAAAGGGTTTAACGACACTTTTGACCTCAAGCGCCATGTTCGGACACACACAG GTGTCCGCCCTTACAAGTGTGACCTCTGCGACAAAGCGTTCACCCAGCGCTGCTCTCTGGAATCCCACCTCAAGAAGATCCACGGGGTGCAGCAGAGTTATGCCTACAAGGAACGCCGGGCCAAGCTCTACGTCTGCGAGGACTGCGGATCCACCGCCGACAGCCAAGAAGGTCACCTCCGGCATCTGCAGGAGCGGCACCCCGACAGCCCGTTGCTCCGCAAAGCCTCGCGCAAAGTGGCCACGGCCCTCCACGGCGTCATCGGCGCTCCCACCTTCCTGCGGGAGGGTGGCCCTTGCCTCTAA